From the Leifsonia sp. AG29 genome, one window contains:
- a CDS encoding AAA family ATPase has protein sequence MTQEQADWFAGAFGQLVANVDKAILGKEHSIRLVVTAMLSGGHVLLEDVPGTGKTVLAKALANTVEGTQSRIQFTPDLLPSDVTGVTIYDQSTGRFEFHPGPIFASVVLADEINRASPKTQSALLEVMEEGVVTVDGVGHPVGAPFIVIATQNPVEQAGTYSLPEAQLDRFLIKTSLGYPDHATTVDLLLDASNRSRASAVRPIIAADSVTTLAQLASEVHTDASVMGYLSEIVTATREDRDSALGVSIRGALALARAAKTWAIASGRTYVTPDDIRELALPVLAHRVMVDPESEFAGVRAEDVVERAVASATPPAYRAA, from the coding sequence GTGACGCAGGAGCAGGCGGACTGGTTCGCCGGAGCGTTCGGCCAGCTGGTGGCGAACGTCGACAAGGCGATCCTCGGGAAGGAGCACAGCATCCGGCTGGTGGTCACGGCGATGCTGTCCGGCGGCCACGTGCTGCTCGAGGACGTGCCCGGCACCGGCAAGACCGTGCTCGCCAAGGCGCTCGCCAACACGGTGGAGGGCACGCAGTCGCGCATCCAGTTCACTCCCGACCTGCTCCCGTCGGATGTGACCGGCGTCACGATCTACGACCAATCGACGGGGCGGTTCGAGTTCCACCCGGGGCCGATCTTCGCCTCCGTCGTCCTCGCGGACGAGATCAACCGCGCGAGCCCGAAGACCCAGTCCGCCCTGCTCGAGGTCATGGAGGAGGGGGTCGTCACGGTCGACGGCGTCGGTCACCCGGTCGGCGCGCCCTTCATCGTCATCGCGACGCAGAACCCGGTCGAGCAGGCCGGCACGTACTCGCTGCCCGAGGCGCAGCTCGACCGGTTCCTGATCAAGACGTCGCTCGGCTACCCCGACCACGCCACGACCGTCGACCTGCTGCTCGACGCCTCCAACCGATCCCGGGCATCGGCGGTCCGCCCGATCATCGCGGCCGACTCGGTCACGACGCTCGCGCAGCTGGCCTCCGAGGTGCACACCGACGCCAGCGTCATGGGTTACCTGAGCGAGATCGTGACGGCGACCCGGGAGGACCGCGACTCCGCGCTCGGCGTCAGCATCCGCGGCGCGCTTGCGCTCGCCCGGGCCGCCAAGACCTGGGCGATCGCGTCGGGGCGCACCTATGTGACGCCCGACGACATCCGGGAGCTCGCCCTGCCCGTCCTCGCGCACCGCGTGATGGTCGACCCGGAATCCGAGTTCGCGGGCGTCCGCGCCGAGGACGTCGTGGAGCGCGCGGTCGCGTCGGCCACCCCTCCGGCCTACCGGGCGGCGTGA
- a CDS encoding FHA domain-containing protein, with protein sequence MEEPGYIVPPPGLIPPRSDPGADAAPPRPLIVPGRELPAFAAPAPAPSPQRPVWRLTLPGGRRLTVGGTVLLGRNPALPPGVARAELVAVDDPASTVSKTHAELDLAGDGLTVTDLHSTNGVRVAGVPAEPGVATVVPDGAELTLGDFRIVAERA encoded by the coding sequence GTGGAGGAACCGGGCTACATCGTGCCCCCGCCGGGGCTCATACCGCCGCGCTCCGACCCGGGTGCCGACGCGGCGCCGCCCCGGCCGCTCATCGTGCCGGGCCGCGAGTTGCCCGCCTTCGCGGCCCCGGCGCCCGCACCGTCGCCGCAGCGCCCGGTCTGGCGCCTGACGCTGCCCGGGGGTCGACGCCTGACCGTCGGGGGAACGGTGCTGCTCGGCCGCAACCCGGCGCTCCCGCCGGGCGTGGCCCGTGCGGAGCTCGTCGCCGTCGACGATCCCGCCTCGACGGTGTCGAAGACCCACGCCGAGCTCGACCTCGCCGGAGACGGACTCACCGTGACCGACCTGCACTCGACGAACGGCGTGCGCGTGGCGGGCGTCCCGGCGGAACCCGGCGTGGCGACCGTTGTCCCCGATGGCGCGGAGCTGACGCTCGGCGACTTCCGGATCGTCGCCGAGCGAGCCTGA
- a CDS encoding DUF58 domain-containing protein has protein sequence MTTQTSGARGRRRRATPADQARIALTQLAGLGGAGLRGAGRIAAPARRWAASALRPSLRVVSGLGWIAVGGAAVSILLAVALGWAEFAFLGATLLGALAIATAFVFGRSTYDVTIDLEPRRVVAGERALGRLSVTNDGARPVLPTRMELPVGEGEAAFAIPRLVPGAGTEELFAVPTERRALILAGPAISVRGDQLGLLRRTTRWTDQVELFVHPRTVRLAATARGLVRDLEGQTTKVITDSDLAFHALRTYEPGDDIRNVHWRTSARTGQLMVRQYQETRRSQLLLTFDAEQDHFAGTEEFELGVSVVASIAVHVVREETQVRAVWQGGPMRVDTPTALLDDSCRISPVEGRHPALREFLRQASLRMEAPSLAITVTGSRVETPELRAAAALWGTDTDTITVRVDTAGEPRLSRLGRTTLITVSTLSELPTLLKRAAR, from the coding sequence ATGACCACCCAGACATCCGGGGCTCGCGGGCGCCGCCGACGCGCCACGCCGGCCGATCAGGCCCGCATCGCGTTGACTCAGCTCGCCGGGCTCGGCGGCGCGGGACTGCGCGGCGCTGGGCGGATCGCAGCGCCCGCTCGGCGGTGGGCGGCGTCGGCGCTCCGGCCGTCGCTCCGGGTGGTCAGCGGCCTGGGCTGGATCGCCGTGGGGGGCGCGGCGGTGTCCATCCTCCTCGCGGTCGCGCTGGGCTGGGCCGAGTTCGCCTTCCTCGGCGCGACGCTGCTGGGCGCCCTCGCGATCGCGACGGCGTTCGTCTTCGGGCGGTCCACCTACGACGTCACGATCGACCTAGAACCGAGGAGGGTCGTCGCGGGGGAGCGGGCACTCGGCCGGCTCTCCGTGACGAACGACGGCGCCCGCCCGGTCCTCCCGACGCGGATGGAGCTGCCGGTCGGCGAGGGCGAGGCCGCCTTCGCTATTCCCCGGCTCGTGCCCGGGGCCGGGACCGAGGAGCTCTTCGCGGTCCCCACCGAGCGTCGCGCCCTGATCCTCGCGGGGCCGGCGATCTCCGTCCGCGGCGATCAGCTCGGCCTCCTGCGCCGGACGACGCGCTGGACCGACCAGGTCGAGCTGTTCGTGCACCCGCGCACGGTCCGCCTCGCGGCCACGGCGCGCGGCCTCGTCCGCGACCTCGAAGGCCAGACCACGAAGGTGATCACCGACAGCGATCTGGCCTTCCACGCGCTCCGCACGTACGAGCCCGGCGACGACATCCGGAACGTGCATTGGCGCACCTCGGCGCGGACCGGCCAGCTGATGGTCCGCCAGTACCAGGAGACCCGCCGGTCACAGCTCCTGCTGACATTCGACGCCGAGCAGGATCACTTCGCCGGCACCGAGGAGTTCGAGCTCGGCGTCTCCGTCGTCGCCTCCATCGCCGTGCACGTCGTCCGCGAGGAGACCCAGGTCCGCGCGGTCTGGCAGGGAGGGCCGATGCGCGTCGACACCCCGACCGCCCTGCTCGACGACTCCTGCCGCATCTCCCCGGTGGAGGGACGCCATCCCGCACTCCGCGAGTTCCTGCGTCAGGCGAGCCTCCGGATGGAGGCGCCGAGCCTTGCCATCACGGTCACCGGCTCGCGCGTGGAGACGCCCGAGCTTCGCGCCGCTGCTGCGCTCTGGGGGACGGACACCGACACCATCACGGTCCGCGTCGACACGGCGGGTGAGCCACGGCTGTCCCGTCTCGGCAGGACGACCCTGATCACGGTGTCGACCCTGTCCGAGCTTCCCACCCTGCTCAAGAGGGCGGCACGGTGA
- a CDS encoding transglutaminase-like domain-containing protein yields MTAAAASRSEPLFDRLGRTTWIDVAVLSALILLAIAGLEPAFGHLGFVTAAVGGTVVGGGVAVLCRLLRISWPVTAVVGLAAYILAGTPIALPGLALFGVLPSLDSLSDLMVGAVFGWSDSVTLRAPLEAPPSLAVVPYVAGWLVSLVTISLAVRWLPQVRRSSVWPPAALLTGPVLLLLAAILLGTRDSFYAGIRGVAFGVIAIVWLSWRRARSARDRLGADPAVRRSRVLGAATVVVGAVLVGALAGTLLGPTPAARLVLRDEITPPFDPLDYPSPLAGFRKYTKDLQKTELFTVEGLQPGQVIRLATMDSYDGVVWSVAAPGSDRDASGAFELLGSTIPRPPLFSAGASTSATVDIAAYSDVWLPTLGYLSRLDFGAHPGSDPAAAVRVNTATGTTAVTTGVRKGLRYTIAATAQEIPKDSALAKVPPATIALPPVRNVPDVVSAKAVEYAGSSSTAIQKLRNIERSLKSLGYLSHGRASDPVPSRAGEGADRMTDLLTTSPMVGDQEQYASAFALMARRLGYPVRVVMGFAPKATGATTAVTGNDVTAWDEVAFSGVGWVPFFPTPTKTDAPKNQTTKPKLEPQPQVRQPPPADPKADELLTPVKTKDTERKQPQHGFSLPGWVWAALGVVGIPLLLYFVPLLIVGLLKRRRRRRRLSTGPPDRRAAGAWEELADGYAELGLDLPRRATRLQTAAALEAQSAQQSLPVPEGGLATIAREVDAAVFDGSVVGEDRVGNVWSAVAAALSGATAAAGPLRSRLAAFRYSRSRRR; encoded by the coding sequence GTGACGGCCGCGGCCGCGAGCCGGTCCGAGCCGCTCTTCGACCGGCTGGGACGCACGACCTGGATCGATGTGGCGGTGCTCAGTGCGCTCATCCTCCTCGCGATCGCCGGTCTGGAGCCCGCCTTCGGTCATCTCGGCTTCGTCACGGCCGCGGTCGGCGGGACCGTGGTGGGAGGCGGCGTGGCGGTGCTCTGCCGGCTGCTCCGCATCTCGTGGCCGGTCACGGCGGTGGTCGGCCTCGCCGCGTACATCCTCGCCGGGACCCCGATCGCTCTGCCGGGCCTGGCACTCTTCGGCGTGCTGCCGTCGCTCGACAGCCTCTCGGACCTCATGGTCGGCGCCGTCTTCGGATGGTCGGACTCGGTGACGCTGCGGGCCCCGCTGGAGGCGCCTCCCTCCCTGGCGGTCGTGCCGTACGTCGCGGGCTGGCTCGTGTCGCTCGTCACGATCTCGCTCGCGGTCCGCTGGCTCCCGCAGGTCAGGCGGTCGTCCGTGTGGCCCCCGGCAGCGCTCCTGACCGGGCCTGTTCTCCTCCTCCTCGCGGCGATCCTCCTCGGCACCCGGGACTCGTTCTACGCGGGGATCCGCGGGGTCGCCTTCGGCGTCATCGCCATCGTCTGGCTCTCCTGGAGGCGCGCTCGATCCGCGCGCGACCGCCTCGGCGCCGATCCGGCGGTGCGGCGGAGCCGGGTGCTCGGTGCCGCGACGGTCGTCGTGGGTGCGGTCCTGGTCGGAGCCTTGGCCGGCACCCTTCTCGGCCCCACGCCCGCCGCGCGGCTGGTCCTGCGCGACGAGATCACGCCGCCGTTCGACCCGCTGGACTACCCGAGCCCGCTCGCCGGGTTCCGGAAGTACACGAAGGACCTCCAGAAGACGGAGCTCTTCACGGTCGAGGGGCTGCAGCCGGGCCAGGTGATCCGGCTCGCCACCATGGACAGCTACGACGGCGTCGTGTGGTCGGTCGCGGCTCCGGGGAGCGACCGGGACGCGTCGGGGGCCTTCGAGCTGCTCGGCAGCACGATACCGCGGCCGCCTCTGTTCTCGGCAGGCGCCTCCACGAGCGCGACCGTCGACATCGCCGCGTACTCGGATGTGTGGCTGCCCACGCTCGGCTACCTCAGCCGTCTCGACTTCGGCGCGCATCCGGGCTCGGACCCCGCCGCGGCGGTGCGCGTGAACACGGCGACCGGGACGACGGCGGTCACCACGGGCGTCCGGAAGGGGCTCCGCTACACCATCGCGGCCACGGCTCAGGAGATCCCGAAGGACAGTGCGCTAGCGAAGGTCCCGCCCGCGACGATCGCCCTGCCGCCGGTGCGCAACGTGCCCGACGTGGTCTCAGCGAAGGCCGTCGAATACGCGGGCAGCTCGTCGACGGCGATCCAGAAGCTCCGGAACATCGAGCGCTCGCTCAAATCGCTCGGCTACCTCAGCCACGGCCGCGCCTCCGATCCCGTCCCGTCGCGCGCCGGCGAGGGCGCGGACCGCATGACCGACCTGCTCACGACCTCGCCCATGGTCGGCGACCAGGAGCAGTACGCGAGCGCGTTCGCCCTGATGGCCCGCCGGCTCGGATACCCGGTTCGCGTGGTGATGGGGTTCGCCCCGAAGGCGACCGGCGCGACGACCGCGGTCACCGGGAACGACGTCACCGCGTGGGACGAGGTGGCCTTCAGCGGCGTCGGCTGGGTGCCGTTCTTCCCGACCCCCACCAAGACCGACGCCCCGAAGAACCAGACGACGAAGCCCAAGCTCGAGCCGCAGCCTCAGGTGCGCCAGCCGCCGCCCGCCGACCCCAAGGCGGACGAACTGCTCACGCCCGTGAAGACGAAGGACACCGAGCGCAAGCAGCCTCAGCACGGCTTCTCGCTCCCGGGCTGGGTCTGGGCCGCGCTCGGGGTCGTCGGCATCCCTCTGCTCCTGTACTTCGTGCCGCTGCTGATCGTCGGACTGCTGAAGCGCCGTCGCCGTCGCCGTCGTCTGTCGACCGGACCCCCCGACCGGCGGGCGGCCGGAGCGTGGGAAGAACTCGCCGACGGGTACGCCGAGCTCGGGCTCGACCTGCCCCGCCGGGCGACGCGCCTCCAGACGGCGGCCGCACTGGAGGCGCAATCGGCGCAGCAGTCCCTCCCCGTGCCCGAGGGCGGCCTGGCGACCATCGCGCGGGAGGTCGACGCGGCCGTCTTCGACGGATCCGTGGTCGGCGAGGACCGCGTGGGGAACGTCTGGTCGGCCGTCGCCGCAGCGCTCTCCGGCGCGACCGCCGCGGCCGGCCCGCTGCGCAGCCGACTGGCCGCGTTCCGCTACTCCCGGTCACGGCGTCGCTGA
- a CDS encoding Ig-like domain-containing protein translates to MIVALAVVAGVPLTVAVLHHGFPVSAVDLGARDVWVTNGEKLLGGRLNHQIDELDAAVTGSSSDLDVLQDSSSYFLTDLPHGTVDRIDPAFVSLGGRIQVPERSQVAYGADTLSVLAPDGRLWVLDASGRLDFDRSKTRPDARLGAGAELAVSKDGVTFAVAPQGKKLVTVQHPGAAPTTTSFAVPGRFQVTAVGDRPVVLDTQGNRVLTAEGKTVALPAKGLRLQQPGPDDPAVLVATGNSLLSVPLDGGPVRSTAAGGSAVGSPSAVSAPVRLGECSYGAWAGSARYLYSCDGKRPVGIDIAQPVAGDDLEFRVNHGVIALNNLRDGNAWVVSSNMRLVQNWAQLKPNDTTVQGDTGEEKPVVQSFADTLAQRSPVNRPPVAVADTYGVRPGRSTVLHVLSNDTDPDGDVLTITDVSPIPADQGVLQLVEGDRAIQFTPKDGLSGTISFRYSVDDGRGGTASAQVDASLRQPADNAPPASARPSTAQTEVGQSVTYNVLNDWIDPDGDDLSLVAANATTEDDVRFKPDGDVTFTSKTGQAGSKEVRVTVSDGRSSATGSLMITVKPAGTLDPVAVPDFADGFAGRPLVVHPLDNDQSPSGEPLTLVGASLDGSGAQVSTDAARGTVTLSTNAPGEYYATYTLGAGPKSTTGLIRFDVAEQGASDAGPIAVTDRAYVRPGEPTSVAVLANDVSPSGRVLAVRSVAVGQGAQDLNVEVLDNAIVKVTAPTALTQQVQLTYVVSDGVKEATAGITVVPVPPLVQHQPPVAVDDSVPVRAGDVATVSVMDNDYSPDNAPFTLDPQLRDTSAAGDGATVFVSGKTVRYQAPAKPGQYSVVYGITDKYGQRAQATVSFVVGAPDKGSDRAPQPQPLTVRAFAGSSVPVDVPLDGIDPDGDSVTLGGLGSQPTLGRISDSTSTAFTYEAYPGSAGTDTFTYTVKDTYGKSATGTVTIGVIPRPDQARPPIAVNDPVKVKPGRTIAVPVLDNDSDPNGYAISLQKKLLQVDDGLTARTSGKTVLVTAPKREGAFVVRYQITNGQGGVASAFIQVTVTPDAPEVPPTAIDHVLEPDQVSNKDSVKVDALSGATNPSGVAGDLTVTLSGAYASDAEIGDGGSVTVHPGSQRRAIAYTVTDPVTGLHGSAFIVVPPKGDATAPPRIKDGLPEQIVQTDGAKSWKLSDILTVPSGRSYKLTGASGVSATNSSGASSFGDDQTLTFTAAKGYRGPASITFSVNDGREPGQSADRVTRLVLPITVGQPDQSDVAPTFTSPSERIEPGEAPLAVDLRASTFHPNPQILAKIAYSDARGSNPKIQASLSGSTLSLSAPLGVQPGESGTVTVTISSGTHTITGTVNVQVVSSNRPVATQKNPPQKTETQRGRTATVQGASSDSQWVNPFPGQPLTITDAQAQSAPSGVTVTYTASSISVSAASGASIGTVSVLYHVQDATKDPKRTAAAVGQLQVTIHDVPSKPAAPSNPQASDGQASVTITAPADNGKPIDQYEVSTTGRTVTTSTIGRVTITGLTNGQSYRFQVRAHNADGWSELSAQSAAVTPYGTPTRVSNVRLSSSGQYAPATLTMSWSGLADPGGTGGGSVTYHYRLDSGGWNTTQGTSATAGNQGVGTHSFEVYAVNDGSGKPGPTVTSNSVTVDKKPNPPASITLAKGALEPGYTHSYTYDVTVNNFPANRSFPITFYCNGGTLSSGYSVSTDASGSGHYRGAPDRLNPWCGYPGAYVVVNGVQSSVQDWSK, encoded by the coding sequence GTGATCGTGGCGTTGGCTGTGGTGGCCGGGGTGCCGCTCACGGTCGCCGTCCTCCATCACGGCTTCCCGGTGAGCGCCGTCGATCTCGGCGCGCGGGATGTCTGGGTCACGAACGGCGAGAAGCTCCTCGGCGGACGGCTGAACCACCAGATCGACGAGCTCGACGCCGCCGTGACCGGGTCGAGCTCCGATCTCGACGTGCTCCAGGACAGCTCGTCGTATTTCCTCACCGATCTGCCGCACGGCACGGTGGACCGGATCGATCCGGCGTTCGTCTCGCTCGGCGGCCGCATCCAGGTGCCGGAGCGCTCCCAGGTCGCCTACGGTGCCGACACGCTCTCGGTGCTCGCGCCGGACGGGCGGCTGTGGGTGCTCGACGCCTCGGGGCGTCTCGACTTCGACCGGTCGAAGACGCGGCCGGACGCCCGGCTCGGGGCGGGTGCCGAACTGGCAGTGTCGAAAGACGGCGTGACCTTCGCGGTGGCGCCGCAGGGCAAGAAGCTCGTCACCGTGCAGCATCCCGGTGCGGCGCCGACGACGACCTCGTTCGCCGTCCCGGGTCGCTTCCAGGTGACCGCGGTGGGCGACCGGCCGGTCGTGCTGGACACCCAGGGCAATCGCGTTCTGACCGCCGAAGGGAAGACCGTCGCCCTGCCGGCCAAGGGTCTGCGCCTCCAGCAGCCGGGCCCGGATGACCCGGCTGTGCTCGTCGCGACGGGGAACAGCCTCCTCAGCGTGCCTCTCGACGGCGGCCCGGTGCGGTCGACCGCGGCGGGAGGCTCCGCGGTCGGCTCGCCCAGTGCGGTCTCCGCGCCGGTGCGCCTCGGCGAGTGCTCCTACGGTGCGTGGGCAGGTTCCGCCCGGTACCTCTACTCCTGCGACGGGAAGCGGCCGGTCGGGATCGACATCGCTCAGCCGGTGGCCGGGGACGACCTCGAATTCCGGGTCAACCACGGCGTCATCGCGCTCAACAACCTCCGTGACGGGAACGCCTGGGTCGTCTCGTCGAACATGCGCCTCGTGCAGAACTGGGCGCAGCTGAAGCCGAACGACACGACCGTCCAGGGCGACACGGGCGAGGAGAAGCCGGTGGTGCAGTCGTTCGCCGACACACTGGCTCAGCGGAGCCCGGTGAACCGGCCCCCGGTCGCCGTCGCCGACACGTACGGGGTGCGGCCGGGACGCTCCACCGTCCTGCACGTCCTGTCGAACGACACCGATCCGGACGGCGACGTGCTGACCATCACGGACGTCTCGCCGATTCCGGCCGACCAGGGCGTGCTGCAGCTCGTCGAGGGCGACCGCGCCATCCAGTTCACCCCGAAGGACGGCCTGAGCGGGACGATCTCGTTCCGGTACTCCGTCGACGACGGGCGTGGAGGAACCGCCTCCGCCCAGGTCGACGCATCGCTCCGGCAGCCTGCGGACAATGCCCCTCCGGCGTCCGCGCGCCCTTCGACGGCGCAGACGGAGGTCGGCCAGTCGGTGACCTACAACGTCCTCAACGACTGGATCGATCCCGACGGCGACGATCTCTCCCTGGTCGCCGCGAACGCCACCACGGAGGACGACGTCCGCTTCAAGCCGGACGGCGACGTGACCTTCACGAGCAAGACCGGTCAGGCCGGTTCCAAGGAGGTGCGCGTCACGGTCTCCGACGGCCGCTCGTCCGCCACCGGGAGCCTCATGATCACGGTGAAGCCGGCGGGGACGCTCGACCCCGTCGCCGTCCCGGACTTCGCTGACGGTTTCGCCGGGCGTCCGCTCGTCGTGCACCCGCTCGACAACGACCAGTCGCCGTCCGGGGAGCCACTGACGCTCGTGGGCGCGAGCCTCGACGGGTCCGGCGCGCAGGTCTCGACCGACGCCGCACGCGGCACGGTCACGCTCTCGACGAATGCGCCGGGCGAGTACTACGCCACCTACACCCTCGGGGCGGGCCCCAAGTCGACGACGGGGCTCATCCGGTTCGACGTCGCCGAGCAGGGCGCCTCCGACGCCGGACCGATCGCGGTGACGGACCGCGCGTACGTTCGCCCCGGCGAGCCCACCTCGGTCGCGGTGCTCGCGAACGACGTCTCGCCGTCGGGGCGCGTGCTCGCGGTGCGCTCCGTGGCTGTGGGGCAGGGCGCGCAGGACCTCAATGTCGAGGTCCTCGACAACGCGATCGTCAAGGTGACGGCGCCGACCGCGCTGACGCAGCAGGTCCAGCTCACGTACGTGGTGTCCGACGGCGTGAAGGAGGCGACCGCGGGCATCACGGTCGTCCCGGTGCCGCCGCTCGTCCAGCACCAGCCCCCCGTGGCCGTCGACGACAGCGTCCCCGTGCGTGCGGGCGACGTGGCGACGGTCAGCGTGATGGACAACGACTACTCGCCGGACAACGCGCCGTTCACGCTGGACCCTCAGCTGCGCGACACCTCGGCGGCCGGGGACGGCGCGACCGTGTTCGTGAGCGGCAAGACGGTCCGGTACCAGGCTCCAGCCAAACCGGGGCAGTACAGCGTCGTGTACGGCATCACGGACAAGTACGGCCAACGGGCGCAGGCGACGGTGAGCTTCGTGGTGGGGGCGCCGGACAAGGGCTCGGATCGCGCGCCGCAGCCGCAGCCGCTAACGGTCCGCGCCTTCGCGGGATCCTCGGTCCCCGTCGATGTCCCGCTCGACGGGATCGACCCCGATGGCGACTCGGTGACGCTCGGGGGACTCGGCAGCCAGCCCACGCTCGGCCGCATCTCGGATTCGACGAGCACCGCGTTCACCTACGAGGCCTATCCCGGCTCCGCGGGGACCGACACGTTCACGTACACGGTGAAGGACACCTACGGGAAGTCCGCGACGGGCACGGTCACGATCGGCGTCATTCCGCGTCCGGATCAGGCGCGCCCGCCGATCGCGGTGAACGACCCGGTGAAGGTCAAGCCCGGCCGCACGATCGCGGTGCCGGTGCTCGACAACGATTCGGACCCGAACGGCTACGCGATCTCCCTGCAGAAGAAGCTCCTCCAGGTCGACGACGGCCTGACCGCGCGAACGAGCGGCAAGACGGTCCTCGTCACAGCACCCAAGCGCGAGGGCGCCTTCGTCGTGCGCTACCAGATCACGAACGGACAGGGAGGCGTCGCCAGCGCCTTCATCCAGGTGACCGTCACTCCTGACGCACCGGAGGTCCCGCCGACCGCGATCGATCACGTGCTCGAGCCGGACCAGGTGTCGAACAAGGACAGCGTGAAGGTGGACGCGCTCTCGGGGGCGACGAACCCGTCCGGCGTCGCCGGGGACCTGACGGTGACGCTGAGCGGTGCGTACGCCTCCGATGCGGAGATCGGCGACGGCGGGTCCGTGACGGTCCATCCCGGGAGCCAGCGCCGGGCGATCGCGTACACGGTGACCGACCCGGTCACCGGGCTCCACGGGTCGGCGTTCATCGTGGTGCCTCCGAAGGGGGATGCGACCGCGCCGCCGCGCATCAAGGACGGGCTCCCGGAGCAGATCGTGCAGACCGACGGAGCCAAGAGCTGGAAGCTCTCGGACATCCTCACCGTGCCGTCCGGCCGGTCGTACAAGCTCACCGGCGCCTCCGGCGTGAGCGCCACGAACAGCTCGGGGGCATCGTCCTTCGGCGATGACCAGACGCTGACGTTCACGGCGGCGAAGGGCTACCGCGGGCCGGCCTCGATCACCTTCTCGGTGAACGACGGCCGGGAGCCGGGCCAGAGCGCGGATCGCGTCACCCGGCTGGTGCTCCCGATCACCGTCGGGCAGCCCGACCAGTCGGACGTCGCCCCCACCTTCACGTCGCCGAGCGAACGCATCGAACCGGGGGAGGCGCCGCTCGCGGTCGACCTGCGGGCGTCGACCTTCCACCCCAACCCGCAGATCCTCGCGAAGATCGCCTACTCGGATGCGCGCGGCTCCAACCCGAAGATCCAGGCGTCCCTGAGCGGCTCGACCCTGAGCCTCTCCGCGCCGCTCGGCGTGCAGCCCGGAGAGTCGGGGACCGTGACGGTCACGATCAGCTCGGGGACGCACACGATCACGGGCACGGTGAACGTCCAGGTCGTGAGCTCGAACCGGCCCGTCGCCACCCAGAAGAATCCGCCGCAGAAGACCGAGACGCAGCGCGGACGCACGGCGACCGTGCAGGGCGCCTCGAGCGACAGCCAGTGGGTCAACCCGTTCCCCGGGCAGCCGCTGACCATCACGGACGCACAGGCGCAGAGCGCGCCGTCGGGCGTGACGGTCACCTACACCGCATCCTCCATCAGCGTCAGCGCGGCTTCCGGCGCGTCGATCGGCACGGTCAGTGTGCTGTACCACGTGCAGGACGCCACGAAGGATCCGAAGCGGACCGCCGCCGCCGTGGGACAGCTGCAGGTGACGATCCACGACGTCCCGTCGAAGCCGGCCGCACCCTCCAACCCGCAGGCGAGCGACGGCCAGGCGTCGGTCACGATCACGGCACCCGCGGACAACGGGAAGCCGATCGACCAGTACGAGGTGTCGACGACCGGGCGCACGGTCACGACGTCGACGATCGGACGTGTCACGATCACCGGTCTCACCAACGGGCAGTCCTACCGGTTCCAGGTCCGTGCGCACAACGCGGACGGCTGGAGCGAGCTCTCCGCACAGAGCGCGGCCGTGACCCCGTACGGAACGCCCACGCGGGTGTCGAACGTTCGTCTCTCGAGCAGCGGGCAGTACGCTCCGGCGACCCTCACGATGAGCTGGTCGGGGCTCGCGGACCCCGGCGGCACCGGCGGAGGGTCGGTCACCTACCATTACCGACTCGACAGCGGCGGCTGGAACACGACGCAGGGCACCAGCGCGACGGCCGGAAACCAGGGTGTGGGCACCCACTCGTTCGAGGTATACGCGGTCAACGACGGCAGTGGGAAGCCGGGCCCGACCGTGACCTCGAACAGTGTGACGGTCGACAAGAAGCCCAACCCGCCGGCCTCGATCACGCTGGCCAAGGGCGCACTGGAGCCGGGGTACACCCACAGCTACACGTACGACGTCACGGTCAACAACTTCCCGGCCAACCGCAGCTTCCCGATCACGTTCTACTGCAACGGCGGAACGCTGTCGTCGGGCTATTCGGTGTCGACGGACGCCAGCGGCAGCGGCCACTACCGCGGGGCTCCCGATCGGCTGAACCCGTGGTGCGGCTACCCGGGGGCGTACGTCGTCGTGAACGGCGTCCAGAGCAGCGTGCAGGACTGGTCCAAGTAG